Proteins encoded in a region of the Drosophila sechellia strain sech25 chromosome 2L, ASM438219v1, whole genome shotgun sequence genome:
- the LOC116800222 gene encoding uncharacterized protein LOC116800222 yields MKLFHLSTRTPLNIFHSLYCPLGLSQTSVANFEPRPY; encoded by the coding sequence ATGAAACTTTTCCACCTTTCCACTCGCACTccattaaacatttttcattcgCTTTATTGCCCTCTTGGGCTGTCACAAACAAGTGTGGCCAACTTCGAGCCACGCCCATATTAG